The Sphingobacterium bambusae genome includes a window with the following:
- a CDS encoding rhamnogalacturonidase, with translation MKKSKIAILTSMLLCICFYGHVKAQDLFPDGTVVSPWFKNAETTTLQALGKSYRITDFDIVQDSTILQTEKIQAVIDKAYQAGGGVVVIPRGTFLSGSLFFKAKTHLHLEEGAVLKGSDDIADFALQLTRMEGQTLKYFSALVNADKVDGFTVSGKGTLDGNGLRYWKAFWLRRAFNPNCTNMDEMRPRVLYVSNSKNVQISGIHMKNSPFWTSHYYKVENLKLLNLRITAPEKPVKAPSSDAIDLDVCKNVLIKNCYLSVNDDAIALKGGKGPRADKDPNNGANSNIIIEDCAFGFCHSALTCGSESIHSYNVIFRNNTLDKAKKLLQLKMRPDTPQEYAHILIENITGNANSLLFVKPWTQFFDLKGEKDIKLSYARHITLKNITLDCDILFDVDKSDQYKLSNFTFDNMTVNASKRAQIQQEYIADFQLNKVQVNGKAVVKK, from the coding sequence ATGAAAAAAAGTAAAATCGCTATATTAACTTCAATGTTGCTATGTATCTGTTTTTACGGACACGTCAAAGCTCAGGATCTATTTCCAGACGGAACTGTGGTCTCGCCTTGGTTCAAAAATGCGGAGACCACCACGCTGCAGGCTTTAGGAAAGTCTTACCGGATCACCGATTTTGACATTGTGCAAGATAGTACCATCCTGCAAACCGAGAAAATCCAAGCCGTGATTGATAAGGCCTATCAAGCTGGTGGTGGCGTTGTGGTTATCCCGCGCGGTACTTTCCTTAGTGGATCTCTATTTTTTAAGGCGAAGACACATTTGCACCTCGAAGAAGGTGCGGTGTTAAAGGGTAGTGATGATATTGCTGATTTTGCGCTACAACTAACACGGATGGAAGGACAAACGCTAAAATATTTTTCGGCCTTGGTCAATGCCGATAAGGTGGACGGATTTACCGTGTCCGGAAAAGGAACCTTGGATGGGAATGGGCTACGCTATTGGAAGGCTTTTTGGCTACGCCGAGCATTTAATCCAAACTGCACCAATATGGATGAAATGCGGCCGCGAGTACTGTATGTTTCCAATAGCAAAAACGTGCAGATATCGGGTATACATATGAAAAATTCACCATTTTGGACCTCGCACTATTATAAGGTAGAGAATCTGAAGCTGTTGAACTTACGGATTACCGCGCCGGAAAAGCCGGTGAAAGCGCCTAGCTCGGATGCCATAGATCTTGATGTCTGCAAGAATGTATTGATCAAAAATTGTTACCTTTCGGTAAACGACGATGCCATAGCACTTAAAGGAGGCAAAGGGCCGCGTGCGGATAAAGATCCCAATAACGGTGCAAATTCCAATATCATCATCGAAGATTGCGCATTCGGCTTTTGTCATAGTGCGTTGACCTGCGGCAGTGAATCCATCCACAGCTATAATGTTATCTTCCGAAATAACACCTTGGACAAAGCCAAGAAATTATTGCAGCTAAAAATGCGGCCGGACACCCCGCAGGAGTATGCGCATATCTTGATTGAAAATATAACCGGCAACGCCAACAGCCTGCTGTTTGTTAAGCCTTGGACGCAGTTTTTTGATCTGAAAGGCGAGAAAGACATCAAGTTGTCGTATGCACGACATATTACCTTGAAGAATATCACCTTGGATTGCGATATCCTATTCGACGTTGACAAGTCTGATCAATATAAGCTCTCCAACTTTACATTTGATAACATGACCGTAAATGCATCCAAACGCGCTCAAATAC